A region from the Streptomyces tsukubensis genome encodes:
- a CDS encoding RHS repeat-associated core domain-containing protein has translation MALTVGLVPGASALPPPTDRAGVDLTDIPKPPPVPGVNGGNLENLTTAEIPTEPEFEPKKTAAPAAVPPAARTLTALTPGQTVQIGTTPLEIGAPQNATPAETTALEGNWQVALADPAQTEARNIEGFAFTVTPPSTAAGKAVVALDYTEFAELYGANWADRLNILQFPGCFLTTPEVEACSEPVEVDTENVVKPKTGDTAGDNIIDGERQIEATINVASLTDPVTPPVPAARAMSAKAAAAPMSAVTAASAGASVLVATSSGSGAKGDFSATPIPSAGSWSAGNGAGAFTYNYAMQTPSVPAGPSPALGFGYNSQAVDGATSSTNNQPSWVGDGWDYNPGSITRTYKSCRDDRTGGNNTKKTADLCWGSYNAVLTLGGSTTELVLDDSDKATPHSDKWVTANGDGSKVELAKNPDFANGDADNEYWKVTTRDGTQYWFGRNKLPGWTTGKETTNSAFTVPVSGNQPGEPCYNATYANSFCQQAWRWNLDYVVDVHGNAMSLWWKQEQNHYAQNFKFKKPVAYDRGGYLSRIDYGQRDNAIYTGDPIARVMFSTEERCYVEDGMQCTDANFASGDWAKNRIWYDTPADLYCSGATGKECYVPVPSFWSRKRLAAVTTYTQRVQGSTALHKVDNWKLAQSLPHEKTDEGTALWLNSVTRTGYGVNDNEGVQLNPVTFVANTQSMPNRVKEVVDAGPPEKKDNNPIFDRLRISRVVNEYGGETVVTYKAPTGACQSGKNFPATHTNTGLCFPAYWHPDPDKADEKISWFNKYVIAKVEELPNVRGVEPTSTTYEYDETDAAKRKGAGWALNQAEFSKKKTRTYDQWRGYEIVRTISGADSADPYTGSERSMSETRYFRGMDGDKLPGTGNPVRDVVVKDSQGYDIARDLLPYQGRVAETITYTKVGGLALTRDVDYPWNKVLASRARGDGIPDLKAYRVMESYSVTSTMSSGTRTDSDPTTEDDTRVWRTVRTESKHDNTYGLPYEVESQGDTGITGDETCSRIEYVHNTAKHLIGLSKQSLTTAGPCPTGTAPEPPASAWISGSRVAYDTLAYGATPTDGLATTTWTVSKDGGSWDKDSEVTYDSLARPVSATDAANNTSTTEYIPATGQVYSVKTKNAKQHTSTSEVEPGRATALKETDPNGRVTTFEYDGLGRTVKAWGPTNTAGEPAAKFTYYAKPGDPISVRSELLKEGEGSRYVSSYIFYDGLGRERQKQDAAVGKGRLITDIFYGPNGTISRTNNGYYSGGDPQPVMYEPTDASDTKIPNATLYKYDALGRILQETPYEAGVEKPEKANRSQFGYDYSVSIEPTGAASQRTYTDAMGRTVRVDTFTDPARTAFRSTHFKYDARGDLIEAKDPKGNKWSWTYDVRGRLTSSTDPDAGTSSTEYDTADRPVISMDGRGVKVWSKYDELSRPVEQRLNSSTGDLLQTSTYDTITGAVGLPASATRYTDNLPYTSEITGYNADYQPTGKKLTLPDSIATTHGLQKTYNYTFSYTKGGQLRETMLPAAGALAAEKIITRYNADGLPVSTSGKEWYTTDAEYSVYGQVVRTVSGNNPNRVWTTNIFNENTGALEQSLVDRQSTSDTSTVTGTRVNARSYEYDPAGNITSIADRWNAVTDRQCFTYDTIGQLTQAWTAPSTCQAAGQQGAAPEYPGGTKNVTAANSGYWQSYTYDELGQRTKLVKHDPAGDATKNATTTYSYGKADGTQPHTLTGTSTTYKTEAGAQVTKPSVRTYDKSGNMDTRSDGGVGQTLTWTWDGKAEKITGFGEGSGAWTGLAGKCLDLAGGLTLAGTAVQLYTCNGSKAQKFRIDATVADPTVGALKVLGKCVVPGADGIAAVIADCTGAAAQQWTTVATGKKLKHVASGKCLTAPNATVGTDLQLTACDTTASEGQSWKPADETRYIYGPGGERLMSITSGETTLFLGDTTVATSSGLHSYTERYYAQPGAPTVMRHVLGTGTSELSVQITDHQGTAHINVGLSGGSPVKFAKKDPFGVERNESTSWRSHKGYVGGDDDSSTGLVHLGAREYEPATGRFISSDPMIDIADPVQINGYSYSENNPVTFADPTGLVSAAQGGGASSNYKGDEHGGPSKGELAWAQAEQNRSMSSVIADAGWSLLKGLIGYDDMIACFSRGDLWACGRMIIDALPWTKVFSAAKKVWNAVSRIAGAISAFKKAQEKARQIIELARKAQEAARKAAEAKKKAAEKAAQLKKKKAEQAKLRAAKKAAQKTGNAVQKTKKAAAKKAEKPINRARQQAKREDSPSKRSSGGSCKNPNNSFVPGTRVVMADGTTKPIEEVKNGDKVIATDPKTGETAIETVTAEIKGEGSKNLVEVTIDTDGAKGSATATVTATDGHPFWVPELNEWINATDLKSGNWLRTGTGTLVQISAVERWTTRSTVHNLTVSDLSTYYVLAGASSLLVHNCKDVVLGLADEGNIRKVAKDNDYQHFMDLSRDDALAAVRDVAHEQPTRTIHVVMDGFRLTNKKKDNSPPTPQELFEDFYREGAGDNWLTTQKEMYHLGESVRRGEREWNTIKFWSNGRDITDQLKIPDWAPLRSHVK, from the coding sequence ATGGCCCTGACTGTGGGGCTGGTACCGGGCGCCAGTGCGCTGCCACCACCAACCGACCGGGCGGGGGTGGACTTGACCGACATTCCCAAGCCGCCCCCGGTGCCGGGGGTCAACGGCGGGAATCTCGAAAACCTGACGACCGCCGAGATCCCGACCGAGCCGGAGTTCGAGCCGAAGAAGACCGCGGCCCCGGCCGCGGTGCCGCCGGCCGCGCGGACGCTGACCGCGCTGACGCCGGGGCAGACGGTGCAGATCGGCACCACCCCGCTCGAAATCGGAGCCCCGCAGAACGCCACCCCCGCCGAAACGACCGCTCTCGAAGGCAACTGGCAGGTTGCGCTCGCGGATCCGGCGCAGACCGAGGCGCGGAACATCGAGGGCTTCGCCTTCACCGTGACCCCGCCGTCGACCGCCGCGGGCAAGGCCGTCGTCGCGCTGGACTACACCGAGTTTGCCGAGTTGTACGGCGCGAACTGGGCCGACCGGCTCAACATCTTGCAGTTCCCGGGCTGCTTCCTGACGACACCGGAGGTCGAAGCCTGCTCGGAGCCGGTCGAGGTCGACACCGAGAACGTGGTGAAGCCCAAGACCGGTGACACCGCCGGTGACAACATCATCGACGGCGAGCGGCAGATCGAAGCCACGATCAACGTCGCGTCCCTGACCGACCCGGTCACTCCGCCGGTCCCGGCCGCCCGTGCGATGAGCGCGAAGGCAGCGGCCGCGCCGATGTCCGCCGTAACGGCGGCCTCCGCCGGCGCCTCGGTGCTGGTGGCGACATCAAGCGGCAGCGGTGCGAAGGGCGACTTCTCCGCGACCCCGATCCCGAGCGCGGGCTCCTGGTCCGCGGGCAACGGCGCCGGCGCCTTCACCTACAACTATGCGATGCAGACCCCGTCGGTGCCTGCCGGGCCGTCGCCCGCGCTGGGCTTCGGCTACAACTCGCAGGCCGTGGACGGCGCCACGTCGTCGACGAACAACCAGCCCTCGTGGGTCGGTGACGGCTGGGACTACAACCCGGGTTCCATCACCCGGACGTACAAGTCCTGCCGTGACGACCGCACCGGTGGCAACAACACCAAGAAGACTGCGGACCTGTGCTGGGGCTCGTACAACGCGGTCCTGACCCTGGGCGGGTCGACGACCGAGCTGGTGCTGGACGACTCCGACAAGGCCACCCCGCACTCCGACAAGTGGGTCACCGCCAACGGCGACGGCTCCAAGGTCGAGCTGGCGAAGAACCCCGACTTCGCGAACGGCGACGCGGACAACGAGTACTGGAAGGTCACCACGCGTGACGGCACCCAGTACTGGTTCGGCCGCAACAAGCTCCCGGGCTGGACGACGGGCAAGGAGACCACCAACTCCGCCTTCACCGTCCCCGTCTCCGGCAACCAGCCCGGCGAACCCTGCTACAACGCGACCTACGCGAACTCCTTCTGCCAGCAGGCCTGGCGCTGGAACCTCGACTACGTCGTCGACGTCCACGGCAACGCCATGTCCCTGTGGTGGAAGCAGGAGCAGAACCACTACGCCCAGAACTTCAAGTTCAAGAAGCCCGTCGCCTACGACCGCGGCGGCTACCTGAGCCGAATCGACTACGGCCAGCGCGACAACGCGATCTACACCGGCGACCCGATCGCCCGCGTCATGTTCTCCACCGAGGAGCGCTGCTACGTCGAGGACGGGATGCAGTGCACCGACGCCAACTTCGCCTCGGGTGACTGGGCGAAGAACCGGATCTGGTACGACACCCCCGCCGACCTGTACTGCTCGGGTGCCACGGGCAAGGAGTGCTACGTCCCGGTCCCCAGCTTCTGGTCCCGCAAGCGCCTCGCCGCGGTCACCACGTACACCCAGCGGGTCCAGGGCTCGACGGCCCTGCACAAGGTGGACAACTGGAAGCTGGCCCAGTCGCTGCCGCACGAGAAGACCGACGAGGGCACGGCCCTCTGGCTCAACTCGGTCACCCGCACCGGCTACGGCGTCAACGACAACGAGGGTGTCCAGCTCAACCCGGTCACCTTCGTCGCCAACACCCAGTCCATGCCGAACCGGGTGAAGGAAGTCGTCGACGCGGGTCCGCCGGAGAAGAAGGACAACAACCCGATCTTCGACCGGTTGCGGATCAGCCGGGTGGTCAACGAGTACGGCGGCGAGACCGTCGTCACCTACAAGGCTCCCACCGGCGCCTGCCAGAGCGGCAAGAACTTCCCCGCGACGCACACGAACACCGGACTGTGCTTCCCCGCCTACTGGCATCCGGACCCGGACAAGGCCGACGAGAAGATCAGCTGGTTCAACAAGTACGTCATCGCCAAGGTCGAGGAACTTCCCAACGTCCGTGGTGTGGAGCCGACGTCGACGACGTACGAGTACGACGAGACCGACGCGGCCAAGCGCAAGGGCGCGGGCTGGGCACTGAACCAGGCCGAGTTCTCGAAGAAGAAGACCCGGACGTACGACCAGTGGCGGGGTTACGAGATCGTCCGCACGATCTCCGGCGCCGACTCCGCCGACCCCTACACCGGCAGTGAACGCTCCATGTCGGAGACCCGCTACTTCCGGGGCATGGACGGCGACAAGTTGCCCGGGACCGGGAACCCGGTCCGTGATGTCGTGGTCAAGGACAGCCAGGGCTACGACATCGCCCGCGACCTCCTCCCCTACCAGGGCCGGGTCGCGGAGACGATCACGTACACCAAGGTCGGCGGCCTCGCGCTGACGCGCGACGTCGACTACCCGTGGAACAAGGTCCTTGCCTCCCGGGCCCGCGGTGACGGGATCCCGGACCTCAAGGCCTACCGGGTCATGGAGAGCTACAGCGTCACGTCGACGATGTCGTCGGGTACCCGGACGGACTCCGATCCGACCACCGAGGACGACACTCGCGTCTGGCGGACGGTCCGGACCGAGTCGAAGCACGACAACACCTACGGCCTGCCCTACGAAGTCGAATCCCAGGGCGACACCGGCATCACGGGTGACGAGACGTGCTCGCGGATCGAGTACGTCCACAACACCGCCAAACACCTGATCGGCCTCTCCAAGCAGTCGTTGACCACCGCCGGGCCCTGCCCGACGGGCACCGCCCCCGAGCCGCCGGCCTCGGCGTGGATCTCCGGCTCCCGGGTCGCCTACGACACCCTCGCCTACGGCGCCACCCCGACCGACGGCCTGGCCACCACCACGTGGACGGTCAGCAAGGACGGCGGTAGCTGGGACAAGGACTCGGAGGTCACCTACGACTCCCTGGCCCGCCCGGTCAGCGCCACGGACGCGGCGAACAACACCAGCACGACCGAGTACATCCCGGCCACGGGGCAGGTCTACTCCGTTAAAACGAAGAACGCCAAGCAGCACACCTCCACCAGCGAGGTCGAGCCCGGCCGGGCCACCGCACTGAAGGAGACCGACCCCAACGGCCGTGTCACCACCTTCGAGTACGACGGCCTCGGCCGCACCGTGAAGGCCTGGGGCCCGACCAACACGGCCGGTGAGCCGGCGGCGAAGTTCACCTACTACGCCAAGCCCGGCGACCCGATCTCCGTCCGCTCCGAGCTGCTGAAGGAGGGCGAGGGCTCCCGGTACGTCAGCTCGTACATCTTCTACGACGGCCTGGGCCGCGAACGCCAGAAGCAGGACGCGGCCGTGGGGAAGGGCCGTCTGATCACGGACATCTTCTACGGTCCGAACGGAACGATCAGCCGGACGAACAACGGCTACTACTCCGGCGGCGACCCGCAGCCGGTGATGTACGAGCCGACCGACGCGTCCGACACGAAGATCCCCAACGCCACCCTCTACAAGTACGACGCACTCGGCCGCATCCTCCAGGAGACGCCGTACGAGGCGGGGGTCGAGAAGCCCGAGAAGGCGAACCGTTCGCAGTTCGGCTACGACTACTCGGTCAGCATCGAACCCACCGGCGCGGCATCGCAGCGCACGTACACCGACGCCATGGGCCGCACCGTACGGGTGGACACGTTCACCGACCCGGCGCGGACCGCGTTCCGCTCCACCCACTTCAAGTACGACGCCCGCGGCGATCTGATCGAAGCCAAGGACCCCAAGGGCAACAAGTGGTCCTGGACCTACGACGTCCGAGGCCGGCTGACCTCCTCGACCGATCCGGACGCCGGCACCAGCAGCACCGAGTACGACACCGCCGACCGCCCCGTCATCTCCATGGACGGGCGGGGGGTGAAGGTGTGGTCGAAGTACGACGAGCTGTCGCGCCCGGTCGAACAGCGGCTGAACAGCAGCACGGGCGACCTTCTCCAGACCAGCACCTACGACACGATCACCGGCGCTGTCGGCCTCCCGGCCAGTGCCACCCGCTACACCGACAACCTGCCCTACACCAGTGAGATCACCGGCTACAACGCCGACTACCAGCCCACCGGTAAGAAGCTGACCCTGCCGGACAGCATCGCCACCACCCACGGTCTGCAGAAGACCTACAACTACACCTTCAGCTACACCAAGGGCGGGCAACTGCGGGAGACCATGCTTCCCGCGGCGGGCGCCTTGGCTGCGGAGAAGATCATCACGCGGTACAACGCGGACGGTCTTCCGGTGTCCACCTCCGGCAAGGAGTGGTACACGACCGACGCCGAGTACAGCGTCTACGGCCAGGTCGTGCGCACGGTCAGCGGGAACAACCCGAACCGGGTGTGGACCACCAACATCTTCAACGAGAACACCGGCGCCCTGGAGCAGAGCCTCGTCGACCGCCAGTCGACGAGCGACACCTCCACCGTGACCGGGACGCGGGTGAACGCCCGGTCGTACGAGTACGACCCGGCGGGCAACATCACGTCGATCGCAGACCGCTGGAACGCGGTCACCGACCGGCAGTGCTTCACCTACGACACCATCGGCCAGCTCACCCAGGCCTGGACCGCCCCCAGCACCTGCCAGGCGGCAGGCCAGCAGGGCGCGGCGCCCGAGTACCCGGGTGGCACGAAGAATGTCACCGCAGCGAACTCCGGGTACTGGCAGTCGTACACCTACGACGAGCTGGGCCAGCGGACCAAGCTGGTCAAGCACGACCCGGCCGGTGACGCCACCAAGAACGCCACCACCACTTACAGCTACGGAAAGGCCGACGGCACCCAGCCGCACACCCTGACCGGCACCTCCACCACCTACAAGACGGAGGCCGGGGCCCAGGTCACCAAGCCGTCGGTCCGCACCTATGACAAGTCCGGGAACATGGACACCCGGTCGGACGGCGGCGTCGGCCAGACCCTGACCTGGACCTGGGACGGCAAAGCCGAGAAGATCACCGGCTTCGGCGAAGGCTCCGGAGCCTGGACCGGACTGGCAGGCAAGTGCCTCGACCTGGCCGGGGGACTGACCCTGGCGGGTACCGCGGTTCAGCTCTACACCTGCAACGGCAGCAAGGCCCAGAAGTTCCGCATCGACGCCACCGTCGCGGACCCGACCGTGGGTGCGCTGAAGGTGCTGGGCAAGTGCGTCGTCCCCGGCGCCGACGGGATCGCCGCCGTGATCGCGGACTGCACCGGCGCCGCGGCCCAGCAGTGGACCACGGTCGCCACGGGCAAGAAGCTCAAGCACGTCGCCAGCGGAAAGTGCCTCACCGCACCGAACGCCACGGTCGGCACCGACCTCCAGCTCACGGCCTGCGACACCACGGCCAGTGAGGGCCAGTCCTGGAAGCCCGCCGACGAGACCCGCTACATCTACGGGCCCGGCGGCGAACGCCTGATGTCGATCACCTCGGGCGAGACCACGCTCTTCCTGGGTGACACCACCGTCGCCACCAGCAGCGGACTGCACTCCTACACCGAGCGCTACTACGCCCAGCCCGGCGCACCCACCGTGATGCGCCACGTCCTGGGCACCGGCACCAGCGAACTCTCCGTCCAGATCACGGACCACCAGGGCACCGCCCACATCAACGTGGGCCTGTCCGGCGGCAGCCCGGTCAAATTCGCCAAGAAGGACCCCTTCGGCGTCGAACGGAACGAGAGCACCAGCTGGCGCTCCCACAAGGGTTACGTCGGTGGAGACGACGACAGCTCGACCGGGCTCGTCCATCTGGGGGCACGCGAGTACGAACCGGCCACCGGCCGCTTCATCTCGTCGGACCCGATGATCGACATCGCCGATCCCGTTCAGATCAACGGCTACTCCTACAGCGAGAACAACCCGGTCACCTTTGCCGACCCGACCGGTCTGGTTTCCGCGGCCCAGGGCGGCGGCGCCAGCAGCAACTACAAGGGCGACGAACACGGTGGCCCGTCCAAGGGCGAGCTGGCCTGGGCGCAGGCGGAGCAGAACCGCTCGATGTCCAGCGTCATCGCGGACGCCGGCTGGTCCCTCCTCAAGGGCCTCATCGGCTACGACGACATGATCGCCTGCTTCTCCCGGGGCGACCTGTGGGCCTGCGGCCGCATGATCATCGACGCCCTGCCGTGGACCAAGGTCTTCAGCGCGGCCAAGAAGGTCTGGAACGCCGTCAGTCGCATCGCCGGAGCCATCTCCGCCTTCAAGAAGGCCCAGGAGAAGGCCCGCCAGATCATCGAACTCGCCCGCAAGGCACAAGAAGCGGCAAGAAAGGCAGCCGAAGCCAAGAAGAAGGCAGCGGAAAAGGCAGCACAGCTGAAGAAGAAGAAAGCTGAGCAAGCCAAATTGAGAGCCGCGAAGAAGGCGGCTCAGAAGACCGGAAACGCCGTACAGAAAACGAAGAAGGCCGCGGCGAAGAAGGCCGAGAAGCCGATCAACCGGGCCAGGCAGCAGGCCAAGAGGGAGGACTCGCCCAGCAAGCGCTCGTCGGGTGGCAGCTGCAAGAACCCGAACAACAGCTTCGTTCCCGGCACTCGCGTCGTCATGGCCGACGGAACCACCAAGCCGATCGAAGAGGTCAAGAACGGCGACAAGGTCATCGCCACCGACCCCAAGACCGGCGAGACCGCAATCGAGACGGTCACTGCGGAGATCAAGGGCGAAGGCAGCAAGAACCTCGTCGAGGTCACCATCGACACCGACGGCGCCAAGGGCTCGGCCACCGCGACGGTCACCGCCACCGACGGACACCCGTTCTGGGTACCCGAGCTGAACGAGTGGATCAACGCCACCGATCTGAAGTCGGGCAACTGGCTGCGGACCGGAACCGGGACGCTGGTCCAGATCTCCGCGGTCGAGCGCTGGACCACTCGGTCAACCGTTCACAACCTCACCGTCAGCGACCTCAGCACCTACTACGTGCTGGCGGGAGCGTCCTCCCTTCTCGTCCACAACTGCAAGGACGTGGTACTGGGACTGGCGGACGAGGGCAACATTCGCAAGGTCGCCAAGGACAACGACTACCAGCACTTCATGGACCTGTCGCGGGACGACGCACTCGCCGCGGTACGGGACGTTGCCCATGAGCAGCCCACGAGGACCATCCATGTGGTCATGGACGGCTTCCGTCTGACGAACAAGAAGAAGGACAATTCCCCGCCCACGCCTCAGGAGCTGTTCGAGGACTTCTATCGAGAAGGCGCCGGCGACAACTGGCTCACCACACAAAAGGAGATGTACCATCTCGGGGAATCAGTGAGACGCGGCGAGCGGGAATGGAATACCATCAAATTCTGGAGCAACGGAAGAGACATAACGGACCAGCTCAAGATTCCTGATTGGGCTCCACTGAGATCGCACGTCAAGTAG
- the npdG gene encoding NADPH-dependent F420 reductase — protein MTSTDSSSTAPAGSKPAPKDPWELPDVSGLVVGVLGGTGDQGRGLAYRFARAGQKVIIGSRAAERAETAAAELGLGVEGADNAECARRSDVVIVAVPWDGHAKTLESLRAELAGKLVIDCVNPLGFDKQGAYALKPAEGSAAEQAAALLPESRVTAAFHHLSASLLQDTSLAEIDTDVLVLGESRADTDLVQALTARMAGMRGVFAGRLRNAHQVEGLVANLISVNRRYKSHAGLRVTDV, from the coding sequence ATGACTTCCACTGACAGCAGCAGCACCGCCCCCGCCGGTTCGAAGCCCGCCCCCAAGGACCCCTGGGAGCTGCCCGATGTGTCGGGCCTCGTCGTGGGTGTCCTCGGCGGCACCGGTGACCAGGGGCGGGGGCTGGCCTACCGGTTCGCCCGGGCCGGGCAGAAGGTGATCATCGGTTCGCGGGCCGCGGAGCGTGCCGAGACCGCGGCGGCCGAGCTGGGGCTCGGGGTCGAGGGCGCGGACAATGCGGAGTGCGCCCGCCGCAGCGATGTGGTGATCGTGGCGGTGCCGTGGGACGGTCACGCGAAGACGCTGGAGTCGCTCCGCGCCGAGCTGGCGGGGAAGCTGGTGATCGACTGCGTCAATCCGCTCGGTTTCGACAAGCAGGGCGCGTACGCGCTGAAGCCCGCGGAGGGCAGCGCGGCGGAGCAGGCCGCCGCCCTGCTGCCGGAGTCGCGGGTGACGGCCGCGTTCCACCACCTCTCCGCGTCCCTCCTCCAGGACACGTCCCTCGCCGAGATCGACACGGATGTGCTGGTGCTCGGCGAGTCACGGGCGGACACGGATCTCGTCCAGGCCCTGACGGCCAGGATGGCGGGGATGCGCGGCGTCTTCGCCGGGCGGCTGCGCAACGCCCACCAGGTGGAGGGGCTGGTCGCCAATCTGATCTCGGTGAACCGCCGCTACAAGTCGCACGCGGGGCTGCGCGTCACCGACGTCTGA
- a CDS encoding MFS transporter, producing MPQLSAILPDLSPWRSSRDFRLLWTQGLITYFGSFMAMIALPLQIKDLTESPVAVGAMGAVELIPLMVFGLYGGALADALDRRKLILWTEAGLGLLALILLVNAVLPEPLLWPLYVVAAGVSAMAGLQRPALDSLIARIVPHDQLTAAAALNALRWQAGAIVGPSVAGVVVAYAGHPAAYGVTVVTFAVSVLLCRKLAPSPAAREAEKPSLRGIAEGARYAWSRPVLLGTYAIDLAAMVISAPMAILPFLADDLDAEWSLGLMYAAIGLGSVVLSLTSGWTSKVRRHGLLVVFGAAGWGVGVAGAGLVDNVWLVLVFLAVAGAADMLSGLGRSTIWNQTIPDGLRGRLAGIEVLSYSVGPQLGQVRAGAHAGWSGTRPAIWAGGVACVAVVGLLAAGLPKLVRYDASTDEDALSRRAEKEAAEKGAAEAPQA from the coding sequence GTGCCCCAGCTCTCCGCGATACTCCCCGATCTCTCCCCCTGGCGTTCCTCCCGCGATTTCCGGCTGCTGTGGACCCAGGGGCTGATCACCTACTTCGGCAGCTTCATGGCGATGATCGCGCTGCCGCTCCAGATCAAAGACCTCACCGAGTCCCCGGTAGCGGTGGGCGCGATGGGTGCGGTCGAGCTGATCCCCCTGATGGTCTTCGGGCTGTACGGCGGTGCCCTCGCGGACGCCCTGGACCGGCGGAAGCTGATCCTGTGGACGGAGGCCGGGCTCGGGCTGCTGGCGCTGATCCTGCTGGTCAACGCGGTACTGCCGGAGCCGCTGCTCTGGCCGTTGTACGTGGTCGCGGCGGGGGTCTCCGCGATGGCCGGTCTACAGCGCCCGGCGCTCGACTCGCTGATCGCCCGGATCGTGCCGCACGACCAGCTGACGGCGGCCGCCGCGCTCAACGCACTGCGCTGGCAGGCGGGGGCGATCGTGGGTCCTTCGGTGGCGGGTGTGGTGGTGGCGTACGCGGGCCATCCGGCGGCGTACGGGGTCACGGTCGTGACCTTCGCCGTCTCGGTACTGCTCTGCCGGAAGCTGGCACCCTCCCCCGCGGCCCGTGAGGCGGAGAAGCCGTCCCTGCGGGGCATTGCGGAGGGTGCCCGTTATGCCTGGTCACGGCCGGTGCTGCTGGGGACGTACGCGATCGACCTGGCGGCGATGGTGATCTCCGCGCCGATGGCGATCCTGCCGTTCCTGGCGGACGATCTGGACGCGGAGTGGTCGCTGGGGCTGATGTACGCGGCGATCGGTCTCGGCTCGGTGGTGCTCAGTCTGACCAGCGGCTGGACGTCGAAGGTGCGGCGGCACGGTCTGCTGGTGGTGTTCGGCGCGGCGGGCTGGGGTGTGGGGGTCGCGGGCGCGGGCCTGGTGGACAACGTCTGGCTGGTGCTGGTGTTCCTGGCGGTGGCGGGCGCGGCGGACATGCTCAGCGGACTGGGCCGCTCCACGATCTGGAACCAGACGATCCCGGACGGGCTGCGGGGCCGGCTGGCCGGTATCGAAGTGCTGTCGTACAGCGTGGGTCCGCAGCTGGGTCAGGTACGGGCGGGCGCGCACGCGGGCTGGTCGGGCACCCGCCCCGCGATCTGGGCGGGCGGGGTGGCCTGCGTCGCCGTCGTGGGGTTGCTGGCGGCGGGCCTGCCGAAGCTGGTGCGGTACGACGCCTCGACGGACGAGGACGCCCTGTCCCGCCGCGCCGAGAAGGAAGCAGCGGAGAAGGGGGCCGCGGAGGCCCCGCAGGCGTAG